Proteins encoded together in one Ipomoea triloba cultivar NCNSP0323 chromosome 4, ASM357664v1 window:
- the LOC116016260 gene encoding protein transport protein Sec24-like At3g07100, producing the protein MGTENPNQSNFPLRPASTPFSAPRGAMPFQSSAFQPPPPASSQPIPPSYSSGPVVGSDASGFRPMAPGISPPPMSASYGPSATGSFQRFPSPQFSSIAQVPPPHSSFAGPPSFPPSVRPVSAPISSPPVPMVSAPQSMGTLQPSATVPQSPIDLRFAAPITTLQQSSPQTVSSYPLARPALQPGFPGYPSQQPSAITQPPTAQSTVFSSQQGGYISPSPFLSQQGGYVPPSKMPHPGSAPPIPQMHGLAEDFKSLSIGSVPGSYDTGIDSKALPRPLEGNVQQSPLSEMFPMNCSSRYLRLTTSGIPNSQSLSSRWHLSLGAVVCPLAEAPDGEEVPVVNFATTGIIRCRRCRTYVNPYVTFTDSGRKWRCNICQLLNDVPGDYFAHLDASGRRVDFDQRPELTKGSVEFIAPAEYMVRPPMPPLYFFLIDVSISAVKSGMLEVVAKTIKSCLDSLPGFPRTQIGFITFDTTIHFYNMKSSLTQPQMMVVSDLEDIFAPLPDDLLVNLSESRAVIDAFLDSLPSMFQETVNVESAFGPALKAAFMVMSQLGGKLLIFQNTLPSLGIGRLKLRGDDPRVYGTDKEHMLRIPEDPFYKQMAADFTKYQIAVNVYTFSDKYTDVATLGTLAKYTGGQVYHYPSFHASVHKDKLTHELARDLTRETAWEAVMRIRCGKGVRFTTYHGNFMLRSTDLLALPAVDCDKAYAMQLSLEETLLTSQTVYFQVALLYTSSSGERRIRVHTAAAPVVAELGEMFRLADTGAIISLFSRLATEKTLSSKLEEARSSIQLRIVKALREYRNLYAVQHRLAGRMIYPESLKLLPLYALALSKSTPLRGGYSDVQLDERCAAGFTMMALPVAKLLKLLYPDLTRIDEYLLNTSPSADESGNMLRRLPLTIGSLEDRGLYIYDDGFRFVIWFGRMLSPDIIKTLMGDDFTADFSKVCIREQDNEMSRKLMGLLRKYHQSDQSYYQLCHLVRQGEQPREGFFLLSHLVEDQTGGSNGYMDWIVQLHRQVQQSA; encoded by the exons ATGGGGACTGAAAATCCTAATCAATCGAATTTTCCTTTAAGACCTGCTTCCACACCTTTTTCTGCTCCACGGGGTGCAATGCCTTTCCAATCATCTGCTTTTCAGCCTCCTCCTCCCGCTTCCTCCCAGCCAATACCACCTTCCTATTCATCTGGGCCTGTGGTTGGATCTGATGCTTCTGGTTTCAGACCTATGGCGCCAGGGATTTCACCACCTCCAATGTCTGCATCATATGGTCCATCAGCTACAGGCTCTTTCCAACGTTTTCCAAGTCCGCAATTTTCTTCAATTGCTCAAGTGCCACCTCCACATTCTTCATTTGCTGGACCGCCATCTTTCCCACCATCAGTTAGACCTGTTTCAGCCCCTATTTCATCACCTCCAGTCCCTATGGTATCTGCCCCACAGAGCATGGGCACTTTGCAGCCAAGTGCCACTGTTCCTCAGTCACCTATTGATCTACGATTTGCTGCTCCCATTACTACCTTACAGCAATCTTCACCTCAGACAGTCTCATCTTATCCTCTTGCCAGACCGGCCTTGCAGCCAGGTTTTCCAGGGTATCCCAGCCAGCAACCTAGTGCAATTACACAACCTCCAACTGCGCAATCTACTGTCTTTTCTTCTCAACAAGGAGGTTATATCTCACCTAGCCCCTTTCTTTCTCAACAAGGAGGATATGTACCACCCTCAAAAATGCCACATCCTGGTTCTGCCCCACCTATACCACAAATGCACGGATTAGCAGAGGACTTCAAATCACTTTCTATTGGGTCTGTTCCGGGATCATATGACACAGGAATTGATTCTAAAGCTTTACCAAGGCCACTTGAAGGCAATGTGCAGCAAAGCCCCTTGTCTGAAATGTTCCCCATGAACTGCAGTTCTAGGTATCTACGGCTGACAACCAGTGGCATACCAAATTCTCAGTCTCTATCTTCAAGATGGCATTTATCCCTTGGAGCAGTTGTGTGCCCTCTTGCCGAGGCTCCTGATGGG GAAGAAGTTCCTGTAGTCAATTTTGCTACCACTGGCATTATACGATGCAGAAGGTGTCGAACTTATGTAAACCCATATGTGACATTTACAGATAGTGGAAGGAAATGGAGATGCAACATATGTCAATTGCTTAATGATG TTCCTGGTGATTATTTTGCCCATTTAGATGCCAGTGGCAGAAGGGTTGATTTCGACCAGCGGCCTGAGCTTACGAAGGGTAGTGTGGAGTTTATTGCTCCAGCTGAATACATGGTCCGACCTCCAATGCCACCAttgtatttttttctcattGATGTATCAATATCTGCTGTAAAAAGTGGAATGCTTGAG GTGGTAGCAAAAACTATCAAGAGTTGTTTGGATAGTTTGCCTGGATTTCCCAGAACACAGATTGGGTTCATAACTTTTGACACtactatacatttttataatatgaAG TCATCTTTGACACAGCCACAAATGATGGTTGTATCAGATCTTGAAGACATTTTTGCTCCATTGCCAGATGATCTTCTTGTCAACTTGTCAGAATCTAGAGCTGTCATAGATGCATTTCTAGATAGTTTGCCTTCAATGTTTCAGGAGACTGTGAATGTGGAATCGGCTTTTGGTCCTGCTCTTAAAGCTGCATTCATGGTTATG AGTCAACTTGGTGGTAAATTATTGATCTTTCAGAACACACTGCCATCACTGGGCATTGGCCGCTTGAAGCTGCGTGGAGATGATCCTCGCGTGTATGGAACTGATAAAGAACATATGCTGAGAATACCAGAAGATCCTTTTTATAAACAGATGGCTGCTGATTTCACCAAGTATCAAATTGCTGTCAATGTGTATACCTTTAGTGACAAGTATACAGATGTAGCAACTTTAG GGACCCTGGCGAAGTATACTGGTGGTCAGGTATATCACTATCCAAGTTTCCATGCTTCCGTTCATAAAGATAAGTTGACTCATGAGTTGGCAAGAGATCTGACAAGAGAGACTGCCTGGGAGGCTGTGATGCGAATACGATGTGGAAAAG GTGTTCGTTTCACCACTTATCATGGGAACTTTATGCTACGATCCACTGATCTACTAGCACTTCCAGCTGTTGATTGTGATAAGGCTTATGCAATGCAGTTATCACTTGAAGAAACTCTGCTAACTTCCCAGACAGTATATTTCCAAGTTGCTCTGTT ATACACATCATCTTCTGGAGAAAGGCGCATTAGGGTACACACAGCTGCCGCACCTGTTGTTGCAGAATTAGGAGAAATGTTTCGCCTTGCTGATACTGGCGCTATCATTTCTTTGTTCAGTAGGCTAG CAACTGAGAAAACTCTTTCCTCTAAATTGGAAGAAGCTAGAAGTTCAATTCAACTCAGAATTGTTAAAGCCCTCAGAGAATATCGAAATCTGTATGCTGTTCAGCATCGCTTGGCAGGGAGGATGATATATCCAGAATCACTGAAATTATTGCCTTTGTATGCACTGGCTTTATCCAAGTCAACACCTCTACGAGGTGGATATTCTGACGTTCAACTTGATGAACGCTGTGCTGCTGGATTTACTATGATGGCATTGCCTGTTGCAAAGTTGTTGAAACTTTTGTATCCTGACTTGACTCGTATAGATGAGTATCTTCTGAAT ACATCTCCTTCTGCTGACGAGTCTGGGAACATGTTGAGAAGGCTGCCACTTACCATAGGTAGTTTGGAAGACAGGGGCCTCTATATCTATGATGATGGCTTTCGGTTTGTTATATGGTTTGGCCGAATGCTTTCACCTGATATCATCAAGACTTTAATGGGCGATGATTTCACTGCAGACTTCTCAAAG GTTTGCATTCGTGAGCAAGACAATGAAATGTCAAGAAAGTTAATGGGCTTGCTTAGGAAGTATCATCAAAGTGACCaatcatattatcaattatgtCACCTTGTGAGGCAAGGTGAACAACCCAGAGAAGGCTTTTTCCTACTCTCGCATCTAGTTGAGGACCAAACGGGTGGTTCCAATGGCTATATGGATTGGATTGTGCAATTACATCGGCAAGTCCAGCAGAGTGCATAA